In Pseudomonas alcaliphila JAB1, a single window of DNA contains:
- a CDS encoding YchJ family protein, with protein sequence MNPLDPNCPCGSGNSLSQCCGHYHAGTHAPSAELLMRSRYSAYVLGLVDYLVATTLPVQQPALDRDAMAAWSAQSTWLGLEVEGSEVFGGKPEHAQVSFVARWHDDNGEHRHRECSAFVQVDGRWFFLDPTVPLKAGRNDPCPCQGGQKFKKCCAPYLNA encoded by the coding sequence ATGAACCCACTCGATCCCAATTGCCCTTGTGGCAGCGGTAATTCGCTGAGCCAGTGTTGTGGTCACTATCACGCGGGCACCCACGCGCCCAGCGCGGAGCTGCTGATGCGCTCGCGCTACAGCGCCTATGTACTGGGCCTGGTGGACTATCTGGTGGCCACTACCCTGCCCGTCCAGCAGCCGGCGCTCGACCGCGACGCGATGGCTGCCTGGAGCGCCCAAAGCACCTGGCTCGGCCTGGAAGTCGAAGGCAGCGAAGTATTCGGCGGCAAGCCAGAACATGCCCAGGTCAGCTTCGTCGCCCGCTGGCACGATGACAACGGCGAACATCGTCACCGCGAATGCTCCGCTTTCGTTCAGGTGGACGGGCGCTGGTTCTTCCTCGACCCGACGGTGCCACTGAAGGCCGGACGCAATGATCCTTGCCCCTGCCAGGGCGGGCAGAAGTTCAAGAAGTGCTGTGCGCCCTACCTGAATGCCTGA
- a CDS encoding DUF6231 family protein, translating to MTASLSARTPQQAIAALLARYTPEKLLLLGASELPAVSAFHSAHPQCQVTTAPAAPLAPELAAQRFDLAILVDCLEHLPKRDGLQLLGGIRNLNASRVAVLLDLKAGDWQETDFFALAMQASEQFQREGQTLHLFTYDLLDYKQVPDWLNAKFWANPQNFGKYWW from the coding sequence ATGACCGCCAGCCTTAGTGCCCGTACTCCACAGCAAGCCATTGCGGCACTGCTTGCCCGCTATACCCCCGAGAAACTGCTGTTACTCGGCGCAAGCGAACTGCCCGCAGTCAGCGCCTTTCACAGCGCCCACCCGCAGTGTCAGGTCACCACCGCACCTGCTGCTCCCCTGGCGCCGGAACTGGCCGCACAGCGCTTCGACCTGGCAATTCTGGTCGACTGTCTGGAGCACTTACCCAAACGCGATGGACTGCAACTACTGGGTGGCATTCGCAACCTCAACGCCAGCCGGGTCGCCGTGTTGCTCGACCTCAAAGCAGGTGATTGGCAGGAAACCGACTTTTTCGCCCTGGCCATGCAAGCCAGTGAACAGTTCCAGCGCGAGGGACAGACCCTGCATCTGTTCACCTATGATCTACTCGATTACAAGCAAGTTCCCGACTGGTTGAACGCGAAGTTCTGGGCTAATCCACAAAACTTCGGCAAATACTGGTGGTAG
- a CDS encoding OmpA family protein translates to MRIKFSRVLPFLLVSSVLSGCATTSSTGDAPLNQGNWPLCSAIGALAGGGLGAIESSTWAAGGAAAGALLGTIICYAQDGDEDGDGVFDRRDRCPDTPAGTAVGHNGCPLPQYPASVAAEPAMEQQAQDEVIVLSDLGNVLFAFDSAELTAEARRLLADVSTRLTGASLVAVKVVGHTDSVGSDAYNQGLSERRARSVADFLIAQGVPAGKLSTEGRGESQPVADNGSDAGRAQNRRVELYVSR, encoded by the coding sequence ATGAGAATCAAGTTTTCGAGGGTTTTACCCTTTCTCTTGGTCAGCAGTGTTCTCTCGGGTTGTGCCACGACTTCCAGTACGGGAGACGCGCCGCTCAACCAGGGGAACTGGCCCCTGTGCAGTGCGATTGGAGCCCTGGCCGGTGGCGGCCTCGGCGCAATCGAAAGTTCCACCTGGGCAGCAGGCGGCGCGGCAGCCGGTGCTCTGTTGGGCACCATCATCTGCTATGCGCAGGACGGTGACGAAGATGGCGACGGTGTGTTCGACCGCCGTGATCGCTGCCCCGATACGCCAGCCGGTACTGCGGTAGGCCATAACGGCTGCCCTTTGCCGCAATACCCCGCCAGTGTTGCGGCCGAGCCGGCGATGGAGCAGCAAGCGCAGGATGAGGTCATCGTTCTCAGCGACCTGGGAAATGTGCTGTTCGCGTTCGATTCAGCCGAACTGACGGCTGAGGCGCGGCGCCTGCTTGCCGATGTCAGTACCCGTCTGACCGGTGCCAGTCTGGTCGCAGTCAAGGTCGTCGGGCATACCGATAGCGTTGGTTCTGATGCCTACAACCAGGGGTTGTCCGAACGCCGCGCACGCAGTGTTGCCGACTTTCTCATCGCCCAGGGTGTGCCTGCCGGCAAGCTCAGTACAGAAGGCCGTGGTGAGAGCCAACCGGTGGCGGACAACGGCAGCGATGCCGGCCGCGCACAGAACCGCCGCGTAGAGTTGTACGTTTCCCGTTGA